A genomic region of Gossypium hirsutum isolate 1008001.06 chromosome D01, Gossypium_hirsutum_v2.1, whole genome shotgun sequence contains the following coding sequences:
- the LOC107921822 gene encoding classical arabinogalactan protein 11, protein MARQIVVLALAIMVLFALVSTAVAAPAPAPGGSSLGSPGDASSPPPQASAPSPSSGAALEVSAIAAGAAAVASYFMF, encoded by the coding sequence ATGGCCCGCCAAATTGTTGTTCTTGCTTTGGCCATCATGGTCCTCTTTGCCTTGGTTTCCACCGCTGTGGCGGCCCCCGCCCCCGCACCCGGTGGCAGCTCTTTAGGTTCACCTGGAGATGCTAGCTCCCCTCCTCCTCAGGCAAGCGCTCCTAGTCCTAGCAGTGGTGCCGCACTTGAGGTCTCGGCTATTGCCGCAGGAGCAGCCGCCGTTGCTAGCTATTTTATGTTCTAA